In Sulfuricurvum sp., the following proteins share a genomic window:
- a CDS encoding response regulator transcription factor yields the protein MKILLVEDDIMLGEAISKYIQATGHVVELVKDGTQGLQMIHDTNYDLLLLDINVPGMDGLTLLETTHNEKIQIPTIFISALIDIEEISRAFNLGCYDYLKKPFHLKELSLRIDKILQSRQVPQAHKRLSKSYSFDSETMTLLFNNEPHILPKRQLQIIELLSQHRSRIVTYDMFRDYVWNDDMIDNATIRAELNRIKNVLKEDMIINIRSIGYMVERPK from the coding sequence TTGAAAATCTTATTAGTCGAAGACGATATTATGCTGGGTGAGGCGATATCGAAATACATTCAGGCGACAGGACATGTTGTAGAGTTGGTGAAAGACGGGACTCAGGGTTTGCAGATGATTCATGACACCAATTATGACCTGCTGCTCTTAGATATCAATGTCCCCGGAATGGATGGATTGACACTGTTAGAGACGACCCATAATGAGAAAATACAGATTCCGACGATCTTTATCTCAGCGCTCATTGATATTGAAGAGATTTCAAGAGCCTTTAATTTAGGGTGCTACGATTATTTAAAAAAACCGTTCCATCTAAAAGAGTTGAGCCTCAGAATCGATAAAATATTGCAATCCAGACAAGTTCCGCAAGCACATAAAAGGCTCTCAAAATCGTATAGCTTTGATAGTGAGACGATGACACTTTTGTTCAACAACGAACCCCATATCCTCCCGAAAAGACAATTGCAGATTATAGAGCTTTTATCGCAGCACCGAAGCAGAATCGTCACCTATGATATGTTCAGAGATTATGTATGGAACGATGATATGATCGATAATGCCACCATCAGAGCGGAACTCAACAGAATCAAAAATGTTTTAAAAGAAGATATGATCATCAATATCCGATCGATCGGTTATATGGTCGAGCGACCAAAATAA